The Planctomycetaceae bacterium genome includes the window CCGGCGGTTGGGTCGACGCGGCGGCCGACGACGGCAAGGGAATCCTGATCTTCCTGCGGGCGTGCGACATCCACGCGATGCAGCGGCTGGACACGATCTACCTTCACAACGGTCCGGCCGACCCGTGGTACCAGCGGCTGCGTGGGCGGACGAAGTTCATCCTGATCGAATGCCGCCAGAGCTTCGAGAACTGTTTCTGCGTGTCCATGGGCTGCAATCGCACCGACGATTACGCCATGGCCGTGCGGGCGGCCGAGGGCGCGGTGCTGGTGCAACTGCGCGACGAGCAGCTCCGCTACGCGATACCCCCCGGCGCCAGGCCCGCGGCGTTTACCCCGCATTTCGTGGACGCCGACACGACGGCCGTGGAACTGCCCGATGAGGCCCGCCTGGCGGCGGCGGTGCCGGCCGGGCTGTTCGAGCATGACTTCTGGAAGGAGTACTCGCAGCGGTGCATCGCGTGCGGACGGTGCACGGTTGTCTGCGGCGATTGCACGTGCTTCACGACCGTCGACGCCCCCAAGGACGGCCACGCCGGCGTCATCGAGCGGCGCCGCGTGTGGGCGTCGTGCCATCTCGACCGCTTCACCGACATGGCCGGCGGGCACGAGTTCCGCAAAGACTACGGGTCGCGCATGCGGTTCCGGGTGATGCACAAGATCTACGATTACCCGCGCCGCTTCGGCCAGCCGATGTGTACCGGCTGCGGCCGCTGCGACAGCATCTGCCCGGAGTACATCTCGCTGTCGAGCTGCATCAACAAGCTCTCGGCGCTGGTGAAGGAGGAGTTCTAGCGTGTGCCGGAATCCGTACGTACCGCAGATTTCGCAGGTGCTGGACATCCATCGCGAGACGGCTGTGGATTGGACCTTCCGCCTGGCGTGGGACGCCGAACCGGCGGCGGGGCAGTTCTTCGAGGTATCGCTGCCGGGCCTGGGCGAGGCGCCGATCTCGGTGAGCGACTTTGGCCCGGGGTACATCGAGATGACGATCCGCAAGGTCGGGCGCGTGACGGGCGGGCTCTTCGCCCTGGCGCCGGGGGAGCGGTTGTTCCTTCGCGGACCGTACGGGTGCGGATTTCCTCTGGAGCGTTTTGCCGGGCGGCACCTGGTGATTGCGGCCGGCGGAACGGGCGTGGCGCCGGTCAAGCCGGTGATCAAGCACTTCCTCTCGCACGGCGAGGGTCTGGCGGGGCTGGATGTTCTGATCGGGTTCAAGTCGCCGCACGATATCCTGTTTCGCCAGGAGGTGCTGGCGTGGCAGTCGCGAGCGGGCGTGGTGCTGACGGTCGATCACGCCGAGGCGGGCTGGACCGGGCCGGTGGGGCTGGTGACGCAGACGATCCCGGACCTGCCCCTGCCCGACAAGGCCAACGTGGCGGCCATCGTCGTGGGCCCGCCGGCGATGATGAAGCACACGATCGCGGCCCTGCAGGCTCGCGGCCTGCAAGGCGATCAGATCTGGGTTTCGTACGAGCGGCGGATGTCGTGCGGGCTGGGTAAGTGCGGGCACTGCAAGATCAACGACAAGTACGTATGCCTCGAGGGCCCCGTGTTCAGCTTCGCCCAGGCCCAAGGGCTGAAGGACTGAGGAAATCGTGAGCCTGGACCTCAATACAAAGTCGGTGATCCGCAACGCCTGGCGCATCACCTCGCAGCGCGGCCGGACCTGCCTGCGCATCCGTGTTCCCGGCGGGCATCTGCCGGCCGAGCTGATGACCGACATCCAGCAGATCGCCCAGCAGTACGGCAACGGCAGCGTCCATATCACCACGCGGCAGGGCTTTGAAGTGCCGGGAATCCGCTTCGAGGACATGGCGGCTGTCAACCGCCGCATGCAGCCGATCCTCGACGCCCTGGAGGTCGCCATCGGCGTGCCGATGGGGCAGCGCGGTTCGGGCTATCCTGCCGCGGGCACGCGGAACGTGGCGGCGTGCATCGGCAGCCGCGTGTGCCCGTTCGCCAACTACGACACGACGGCGCTGGCGGCGCGGATCGAGCGGCAGGTGTATCCCAATCACCGCCACCTCAAGATCGCATGCACCGGCTGCCCCAATGACTGCATCAAGGCGCACCTGCAGGATTTCGGCATCCTGGGCCAGACCGACGTGCAACTGGACGCCGCCCGCTGCATCGGCTGCGAGGCCTGCCAGAAGAACTGCAAGGCGCGCGTGACCGACGCGCTGGAAATGCGGCACGGTCGGCCGGTGCGCGACGCGGACCAGTGCATCGGCTGCGGCGAGTGCGTGCTCAAGTGTCCCACCGGCGCCTGGCGGCGCAGCGCCACGAAGTACTACCGCATGATCATCCTGGGACGCACCGGCAAAAAGAACCCGCGCCTGGCCGCGACGTTCCTCGAGTGGGCGACCGAAGAAGTGATCCTGGCCGTGCTGCGCAACGTCTACCCGTTTATCGAGACGCACATCGACAACCGCCTGCCCAAGGAACACCTGGGCTACATCGTCGACCGCGTCGGCTACGAAACGTTCAAGAACGCCCTGCTCAAGGGCGTGACCCTCAACGACAAGGCCGTGGTGGCCGGCGAACTGCACTTCGCCGGATATCGCCATCGGCCGCAGACCCACGAGCCCAGGCATGAACCAAGCGGTAGATAATCTGGCGGAACTGGCAGTGACGAAGATCCGGACCCTGGACAGCAGCCCGGCGCGGGTGTTCGTCTCGGCCATGTTGGCCGGAGTGTACGTGGGGTTCGGGATCGTGCTGATCTTTTCGATCGGCGCGCCGCTGCAGGCGGCCGGCTCGCCCGCGGTGCGACTGGCGATGGGGGCTTCGTTCGGCGTGGCGCTGACGCTGGTGATCTTCGCCGGGTCGGAACTGTTCACCGGCAACAATATGATCATGACGATCGGCTGCCTGAGGCGCCGGATCGGGTGGGGGCAGATGATGCGGGCCTGGACGGTCTGCTACGCCGGGAACCTGGCCGGTTCGCTGGCGCTGGCGGCCCTGATGGCGATGTCCGGACTGTCGCGCGGGGCGGTGGGGGAGTTCGTCACCGCGACGGCGGCCGCCAAGATGAGCGCCCCGGCCGCGGAATTGTTCGCCCGCGGCGTGCTGTGCAACATGCTGGTGTGCCTGGCGATCTGGACGGCCAGCCGCACCAAAAGCGACGCGGCCAAGCTGGGTCTGATCTTCTGGTGCCTCTTTGCGTTTATCGGTTCGGGGTTCGAGCACAGCATCGCCAACATGACGCTGCTGGGCTGGAGCCTGCTGATCCCGCACGGCCCCGCCGTCTCCTGGGCAGGCCTGGCCGCCAACTTGATCCCCGTGACAGCCGGCAACATCCTGGGCGGCGCATTCTTCGTCGGGGCCGCCTACGCGTACATTGGATCAAGCAAGAAGGCTGAAGCCAAAGCCGCCCCCCAGCAATCGCCCGACCATCCATGCGCCGCAGGTTGTATCGAGAACCCCTGAACCCCTGCCGCGTGCCATGCCCGTGTGGCATGGGCGTCTCGCCCATGCTCCCGCCGTGTGGCATGGGCGTCTCGCCCATGCTCTTGCCGTGTGGCATGGGCGTCTCGCCCATGCTCCCCCGGGGACCGGTGCGATGCACAACTTCCGTTGTGCGTGTCCCCGCCCGCAGTTCCCCCGTCGCCGCAAGGCGACCCTGGAGTGCGGCGGCCGTGACGCCGCCCTGGATGTCTTTCGCACAAGTCAAACCGTCATCATGCAGGGAGGCCGGAACCGGAGAATGCCAAGGCATCGATCGTCTTCTGCCAGAGTCTATATGCCTTTGAGGTGGTGATTTCCAAGCCAACAACAGCCAAGGCGGCGTCGCTGCCGCCGCACTCCAGGGGGCTCTCTCAGCCCCGTCAGAGGCGACCGATAATACCGACCGACCGCAGCCGCAAGCGCCGAGCAGAGTACGGAGCCGCCCAATTTCCTGGAGCACTAATAGGGGGCTGTTCACCGTTTCCCGGCGCCGCCGTAGTCGATGCTGCCGTGGGGGGCCAGCTTATAGCCCCATCTGGCAATGTACTGCTGGCGCGGCTTGAAGTCGTCGCCGGCCTTCTTGAGTTGTGCGTGAAGCTGATCGTCGAGCTGTTTCTGCAGCGCGGCGTGCTCGGGTTTGTTCGCCAGGTTGCTCATCTGCCAGGGGTCGGCCTGATTGTCGTACATCAGCCACGGGGCTTCTTCGCTTCGCACGTAGGTATATCGCGAGGTGCGGATCGCGCGGTAAGCATGCCGCAAGGCTCCGGAGAAGGGCGAGACCGACATATACAACGCCGCGCGGCCGGCGTTCTCGCGCCCGCCCGCCGCCAGGGCCGACACGTCCTCGCCCTCGACGCTTTTGGGTACAGCCACGCCCGCCAGACCCAGCAGCGTCGGCAAAATGTCCGGCGTGTTGATCGGCGTTGCGACGGTGCGGCCGCCGGCGATCTTCCGCGCGGGGTAGCGCATCAGGAACGGCACGCGGCAGGACTCGTCCCAGGGCACCTGCTTGGTGCACGGGGCTATGCCCTGAGCGCCCATCATCTCGCCATGGTCGGAGGTGAAGATCAGGATCGTGTTGTCGGCCACGCCCGCATCGGCCAGCGTCTGCACCACCTGGCCTACGCACTCGTCCACGGCCGAGCAGTGCCCGTAGTAGCCGGGCAGTTCCCCCAGCACGCGCTGCCGCATGGCCGTCGGTACGTTGGGGTTGAGCTTGAGCTTCTCCGGCGGGTACAGATCCTTGTACCGCTTCGGCGCCGTGCCGTGCGGGAAGTGCGGCGACCCGTACGAGACCACCAGCAGGAAAGGTTTCTTGGAGGCCGCGCGGCCACGGATGTACTGCCGCGCGTCGGCCGTCTGAGCGAAGGCGTCGTAGCCGTCCCAGAACTTCTTCTCCTGCGACTGGCCGGTGTAATAGTGCGAGTGCGGATAGTTGTGGTCGCACTCAGCCGCCTTCCAGTACTCGAACCCCTGCCGCCGAGCTGGCGGAATATACGCCCCGCGCCCGTGGCCGTCGAGGTGCCACTTGCCGATGTACGCCGTGTCGTACCCCGCCGCCGCGAAAATCTCGCCCATGCACACTTCCCGATCGGGCAGGTGCAGGTCGTTGAGGAACATGCCCGTCGAGGTGGGATATCGCCCGGTCATCAAGGCCGCCCGGTACGGCGTGCAGACCGGGCAGACCGAGACGGCCGTGGAAAAATTGACGCTCTGCCCCGCCAGCCGATCAAGACAAGGCGTCTTGACGTTAGGGTCGCCCGCGTACCCGGTGGCGCAGCCCCGCCACTGATCTGCCAGCAGAAAAACGATGTTAGGCCTCTTCGCCCCCGGCAAGTCCGCCCCCGCGGCAACCCGCCCAAGAATTGCGGCCGCCGCAGCAGCGCCAGAAACCTGCAGAAATGTGCGGCGCGAAATGGACTGCGATGCGTGCATGTCAGACTCAATACGATATCAGGGAACGGGGTTGGTGGGAACCGAGAAACCGGGTGTCCCCCATACGGCGTTTCCAGTTTTACCTATTGACGATTCCGGAGTCCGTGGTATGATCCCTTTTGCTTCAATCGGCCACGATTGCCCCGTTTAACATCCCAGGAGAGGCTGCCCGTCATGGGCGGCCGGGAAGAAGGACGGAGGCGGGCATTTCAGCCGGGATATACAGGTCATATTCTATTGGGAAAGGGAATATCGCATGAGTAGGAACGTTGGCTTGATGATAGCTTTCGCGGCTGTACTTGCTGTTGCGGGTGTGACTGAGGGTGCCCCGATTCCGGTATCCAGCTATGCTCCTGTCGGGAGCACCGTGCTGAACCACACTTTTGCCCCGGACCCTGACAGAGTGAAACTGACCGATGGGGTCTTTCCAACAGGCCTGACCTACAGCTCTGCCGGTTGGGTCGGGTTTGGAACTTCAGTGAAATACGTCACCTTGGATTTCGACCTCGGGTCAGTCAACACGGTCGGCTCGGTGGAGGTCTACTACCTTTGCGCCGATGCCGATCTGGCAAGGCCCAGCCGGATGCGGGTCTATGGCAGCACGGATGGAACCTTCGCCGGGACAGGCTGGGGCAGCAACAGTGACGCGGGCCTGCCGACGACAGCGGCCGACTTCGGCGTGGCCAACTTTCCAGACACATATAAGTTCGGCAATCCCTCCACCCGCAGTGCACAGGATGTCCTGCTGACACTGACAACGCCGCTCAATGCCCGATATGTGCGCGTGGTATTCGATCATTTCACCAACGGGACATTGGACGGCAATAACCTGTGGGTGGGCGAAGTGGGATTCTTCCAGCCCATCCCCGAGCCGGCGACGCTGGCCCTGCTGTCGATGGGCGCCTTGGCGCTGATCCGCCGTCGTCGAGCCTGAGCCAGAACCACCAGAGAACCAACCATAGCGCCCCGCGAGCAATCCCGGGGCGCTGTTATGCGCACGGCCATCTCCACTCACCACCCGCCTTTGAATGTAGTATGGTGTCCCCGGAACCTCCTCCGAACTCCTAGGGATAAGGGATATATATGTCTAAGCCGCTATACCTGATTCGGCTCCGCTGTTTCCTTCGCGCAGGGAAATCAGATCAATATGCCTTTTTCCCAAGCGTAGTATACATCGCA containing:
- the asrA gene encoding anaerobic sulfite reductase subunit AsrA: MNETELSVEQFDAALAALGTRYRLYAPVRFAGQGRLADTDVVRYAEVTAFAQIEFDRKSDFSPKEVLLPVSQPMLEYTAAGGWVDAAADDGKGILIFLRACDIHAMQRLDTIYLHNGPADPWYQRLRGRTKFILIECRQSFENCFCVSMGCNRTDDYAMAVRAAEGAVLVQLRDEQLRYAIPPGARPAAFTPHFVDADTTAVELPDEARLAAAVPAGLFEHDFWKEYSQRCIACGRCTVVCGDCTCFTTVDAPKDGHAGVIERRRVWASCHLDRFTDMAGGHEFRKDYGSRMRFRVMHKIYDYPRRFGQPMCTGCGRCDSICPEYISLSSCINKLSALVKEEF
- the asrB gene encoding anaerobic sulfite reductase subunit AsrB produces the protein MCRNPYVPQISQVLDIHRETAVDWTFRLAWDAEPAAGQFFEVSLPGLGEAPISVSDFGPGYIEMTIRKVGRVTGGLFALAPGERLFLRGPYGCGFPLERFAGRHLVIAAGGTGVAPVKPVIKHFLSHGEGLAGLDVLIGFKSPHDILFRQEVLAWQSRAGVVLTVDHAEAGWTGPVGLVTQTIPDLPLPDKANVAAIVVGPPAMMKHTIAALQARGLQGDQIWVSYERRMSCGLGKCGHCKINDKYVCLEGPVFSFAQAQGLKD
- the asrC gene encoding sulfite reductase subunit C encodes the protein MDLNTKSVIRNAWRITSQRGRTCLRIRVPGGHLPAELMTDIQQIAQQYGNGSVHITTRQGFEVPGIRFEDMAAVNRRMQPILDALEVAIGVPMGQRGSGYPAAGTRNVAACIGSRVCPFANYDTTALAARIERQVYPNHRHLKIACTGCPNDCIKAHLQDFGILGQTDVQLDAARCIGCEACQKNCKARVTDALEMRHGRPVRDADQCIGCGECVLKCPTGAWRRSATKYYRMIILGRTGKKNPRLAATFLEWATEEVILAVLRNVYPFIETHIDNRLPKEHLGYIVDRVGYETFKNALLKGVTLNDKAVVAGELHFAGYRHRPQTHEPRHEPSGR
- a CDS encoding formate/nitrite transporter family protein, yielding MNQAVDNLAELAVTKIRTLDSSPARVFVSAMLAGVYVGFGIVLIFSIGAPLQAAGSPAVRLAMGASFGVALTLVIFAGSELFTGNNMIMTIGCLRRRIGWGQMMRAWTVCYAGNLAGSLALAALMAMSGLSRGAVGEFVTATAAAKMSAPAAELFARGVLCNMLVCLAIWTASRTKSDAAKLGLIFWCLFAFIGSGFEHSIANMTLLGWSLLIPHGPAVSWAGLAANLIPVTAGNILGGAFFVGAAYAYIGSSKKAEAKAAPQQSPDHPCAAGCIENP
- a CDS encoding sulfatase, which translates into the protein MHASQSISRRTFLQVSGAAAAAAILGRVAAGADLPGAKRPNIVFLLADQWRGCATGYAGDPNVKTPCLDRLAGQSVNFSTAVSVCPVCTPYRAALMTGRYPTSTGMFLNDLHLPDREVCMGEIFAAAGYDTAYIGKWHLDGHGRGAYIPPARRQGFEYWKAAECDHNYPHSHYYTGQSQEKKFWDGYDAFAQTADARQYIRGRAASKKPFLLVVSYGSPHFPHGTAPKRYKDLYPPEKLKLNPNVPTAMRQRVLGELPGYYGHCSAVDECVGQVVQTLADAGVADNTILIFTSDHGEMMGAQGIAPCTKQVPWDESCRVPFLMRYPARKIAGGRTVATPINTPDILPTLLGLAGVAVPKSVEGEDVSALAAGGRENAGRAALYMSVSPFSGALRHAYRAIRTSRYTYVRSEEAPWLMYDNQADPWQMSNLANKPEHAALQKQLDDQLHAQLKKAGDDFKPRQQYIARWGYKLAPHGSIDYGGAGKR
- a CDS encoding PEP-CTERM sorting domain-containing protein; protein product: MSRNVGLMIAFAAVLAVAGVTEGAPIPVSSYAPVGSTVLNHTFAPDPDRVKLTDGVFPTGLTYSSAGWVGFGTSVKYVTLDFDLGSVNTVGSVEVYYLCADADLARPSRMRVYGSTDGTFAGTGWGSNSDAGLPTTAADFGVANFPDTYKFGNPSTRSAQDVLLTLTTPLNARYVRVVFDHFTNGTLDGNNLWVGEVGFFQPIPEPATLALLSMGALALIRRRRA